The proteins below come from a single Comamonas antarctica genomic window:
- a CDS encoding class I SAM-dependent methyltransferase — protein sequence MTHTPFHASPWIQRFSHLVPAGGTVLDVACGQGRHVHWFAQRGHPCVGIDRSADALAALPASAQRVCADIEGGAWPLPGTQFAAVVVTNYLWRALLPTLVASVAPGGVLLYETFADGNARFGKPSRPDFLLQPGELLRACAGELQVVAYEDGFLDGPPRCVQRIAARRPAPGAGVPAAL from the coding sequence ATGACGCACACGCCTTTTCACGCTTCGCCCTGGATCCAGCGTTTCAGCCATCTCGTGCCCGCAGGCGGCACGGTGCTCGACGTCGCCTGCGGCCAGGGCCGGCATGTGCACTGGTTCGCGCAGCGCGGCCATCCCTGCGTGGGCATCGACCGCTCGGCCGACGCGCTGGCCGCGCTGCCGGCATCGGCGCAGCGCGTCTGCGCGGATATCGAAGGCGGCGCCTGGCCGCTGCCGGGCACGCAGTTTGCCGCCGTCGTGGTCACCAACTATCTCTGGCGCGCGCTGCTGCCCACGCTGGTGGCCAGCGTCGCGCCCGGCGGCGTGCTGCTGTACGAGACCTTTGCCGATGGCAATGCACGTTTTGGCAAGCCCTCGCGCCCCGACTTCCTGCTGCAGCCCGGCGAGCTGCTGCGCGCCTGCGCCGGCGAGTTGCAGGTCGTGGCCTATGAAGACGGCTTCCTCGACGGCCCGCCGCGCTGCGTGCAGCGCATTGCCGCGCGGCGCCCCGCCCCCGGCGCCGGCGTGCCGGCAGCGCTGTGA
- a CDS encoding MFS transporter: MMQVLLCGGAVVTLSMGIRHGFGLWLQPITQEMGWSRESFAMAIAIQNIAWGIMGIFAGMVADRFGAFRVLLAGAAAYALGLAGMALSSTPLWFALTAGLLIGVAQAGTTYAVVFGVLGRQIPAARRSWAMGVIAATGSFGQFFMVPVEGALIAQIGWSNALLVLAMLVLIIVPLAFGLREPGLAGRSSAPREQSVAQAVTEAFRTPSFLLLTAGYFVCGFQVMFIGVHMPSYLKDYGLAPHVASYSLALVGLFNIFGTYLAGNLGQHFPKRYLLAGIYLARSVVTVAFLLVPLSPWSVYAFSAAMGFLWLSTVPLTNATVAQIFGVQHLSMLGGFVFFSHQVGSFLGVWLGGYLYDRSGSYDIVWYLSIALGIFAALINLPVREAALQRRPLAA; the protein is encoded by the coding sequence ATGATGCAGGTGCTGCTGTGCGGGGGCGCAGTGGTCACGCTGTCGATGGGCATACGCCATGGCTTCGGGCTGTGGCTGCAGCCGATCACGCAGGAGATGGGCTGGAGCCGTGAGTCCTTTGCGATGGCCATTGCCATCCAGAACATTGCCTGGGGCATCATGGGCATCTTTGCCGGCATGGTGGCCGACCGCTTTGGCGCGTTCCGCGTGCTGCTGGCCGGCGCCGCGGCCTATGCGCTGGGGCTGGCCGGCATGGCGCTATCGAGCACGCCGCTGTGGTTTGCGCTCACGGCGGGCCTGCTGATCGGCGTGGCCCAGGCTGGCACGACCTACGCCGTGGTGTTCGGCGTGCTGGGCCGGCAGATTCCCGCCGCCCGGCGCTCCTGGGCCATGGGCGTGATCGCGGCCACGGGCTCGTTTGGCCAGTTCTTCATGGTGCCGGTCGAGGGTGCGCTGATCGCGCAGATCGGCTGGTCGAATGCGCTGCTGGTGCTCGCCATGCTGGTGCTGATCATCGTGCCGCTGGCCTTCGGCCTGCGCGAGCCCGGCCTTGCCGGCCGCAGCAGCGCGCCGCGCGAGCAAAGCGTGGCGCAGGCCGTGACCGAGGCCTTCCGCACGCCCAGCTTCCTGCTGCTGACCGCGGGCTACTTCGTCTGCGGCTTCCAGGTGATGTTCATCGGCGTGCACATGCCCAGCTACCTCAAGGACTACGGCCTGGCGCCGCATGTCGCGAGCTATTCGCTGGCGCTGGTCGGCCTGTTCAACATCTTCGGCACCTACCTGGCCGGCAACCTGGGCCAGCATTTCCCCAAGCGCTATCTGCTGGCGGGCATCTATCTCGCGCGCTCGGTGGTGACGGTGGCCTTCCTGCTGGTGCCGCTGTCGCCCTGGTCGGTGTACGCGTTCTCGGCGGCCATGGGTTTCCTGTGGCTGTCGACGGTGCCGCTGACCAATGCCACGGTGGCGCAGATCTTCGGCGTGCAGCATCTGTCGATGCTCGGCGGCTTCGTGTTCTTCAGCCACCAGGTCGGCAGCTTCCTTGGCGTGTGGCTGGGCGGCTATCTCTATGACCGCAGCGGCAGCTACGACATCGTCTGGTACCTGTCGATCGCGCTGGGCATCTTTGCCGCGCTGATCAACCTGCCGGTGCGCGAGGCGGCGCTGCAGCGCCGCCCGCTGGCGGCCTGA
- the bamC gene encoding outer membrane protein assembly factor BamC translates to MKPTTARLGLLGLAMALSACTTFTPEKIDYKSATKAPTLEVPPDLSQLTRDSRYAVPGGVVSANAMQAGQAKAPTGAQTVVSNIGDVRIERAGTERWLVIQRPADQLWDPVREFWLENGFVLVQEDAKLGIMETDWAENRAKLPQDVIRAALGKVFDSLYSTGERDKFRTRLERKPDGGTEIYVTHRGMIEVYSTQAKDSTAWQPRPADTELETEFLRRMMVRLGVSQEQSQAAAASVQSAPPAPSARMDTVDNVPVVLLDEGFDRAWRRVGLALDRTGFTVEDRDRSRGIYFVRYVSPEEQKAKGFFSRIFSQGGEASAPVKYQVQVRTEGDRSTVTVLTAAGAPETSANAQRIVRVLTDDLK, encoded by the coding sequence GTGAAACCAACTACTGCACGTCTGGGCCTGCTGGGCCTGGCCATGGCGCTTTCTGCCTGCACCACCTTCACTCCGGAAAAGATCGACTACAAGAGCGCCACCAAGGCGCCGACGCTGGAAGTCCCGCCCGACCTGAGCCAGCTCACGCGCGACTCGCGCTACGCCGTTCCCGGCGGCGTGGTCTCGGCCAACGCCATGCAGGCGGGCCAGGCCAAGGCGCCGACCGGCGCGCAGACCGTGGTCAGCAACATCGGCGACGTGCGCATCGAGCGCGCGGGCACCGAACGCTGGCTCGTGATCCAGCGCCCCGCCGACCAGCTCTGGGACCCGGTGCGCGAGTTCTGGCTGGAAAACGGCTTCGTGCTGGTGCAGGAAGATGCCAAGCTCGGCATCATGGAAACCGACTGGGCCGAGAACCGCGCCAAGCTGCCGCAGGACGTGATCCGCGCGGCGCTGGGCAAGGTCTTCGACTCGCTGTACTCCACCGGCGAGCGCGACAAGTTCCGCACGCGCCTGGAGCGCAAGCCTGACGGCGGCACCGAGATCTACGTCACCCACCGCGGCATGATCGAGGTCTATTCGACGCAGGCCAAGGACTCGACGGCATGGCAGCCGCGCCCCGCCGACACGGAGCTGGAGACCGAGTTCCTGCGCCGCATGATGGTCCGGCTGGGTGTGAGCCAGGAGCAGTCGCAAGCCGCCGCGGCTTCGGTGCAGTCGGCACCGCCCGCGCCCAGCGCGCGCATGGACACCGTCGACAACGTGCCCGTGGTGCTGCTGGACGAAGGCTTCGACCGCGCCTGGCGCCGTGTCGGCCTGGCGCTCGACCGCACCGGCTTCACCGTCGAAGACCGCGACCGCAGCCGCGGCATCTACTTCGTGCGCTACGTCTCGCCCGAGGAGCAGAAGGCCAAGGGCTTCTTCAGCCGCATCTTCAGCCAGGGCGGCGAGGCTTCGGCACCGGTCAAGTACCAGGTGCAGGTGCGCACCGAGGGCGATCGCTCGACGGTGACGGTGCTGACTGCGGCCGGCGCTCCCGAGACCTCGGCCAACGCCCAGCGCATCGTGCGCGTGCTGACCGACGACCTGAAGTAA
- the dapA gene encoding 4-hydroxy-tetrahydrodipicolinate synthase, with protein MTSSTVALTGSIVALVTPMHEDGSVDYPSLRKLIDWHIAEGTDCIGVVGTTGESPTVNVEEHCEIIRVAVEQAAKRVPIMAGCGANSTREAIELAQFAKSVGADSQLQVVPYYNKPTQEGQYQHFKAIAEAVGDLPTILYNVPGRSVADMQHDTVLRLAQVPGIIGIKEATGNIERAQWLIRDVPAGFGVYSGDDPTAVALMLCGGHGNVSVTANVAPRLMSELCKAALAGDVQRAMQIQLQLMPVHKNLFIEANPIPVKWAVARMGLCGATMRLPMTDLSPQHVDAVEGALRSAALI; from the coding sequence ATGACCTCTTCCACCGTCGCTCTCACCGGCAGCATTGTTGCCCTCGTCACCCCCATGCACGAAGACGGTAGCGTCGACTACCCGAGCCTGCGCAAACTGATCGACTGGCATATCGCCGAAGGCACCGACTGCATCGGCGTGGTGGGCACCACCGGTGAATCCCCCACCGTCAATGTGGAAGAGCACTGCGAGATCATTCGCGTGGCCGTCGAGCAGGCCGCCAAGCGCGTGCCCATCATGGCCGGCTGCGGCGCGAACTCCACGCGCGAAGCCATCGAGCTGGCGCAGTTCGCCAAGTCCGTCGGCGCCGACAGCCAGCTGCAGGTCGTGCCCTACTACAACAAGCCCACGCAAGAGGGCCAGTACCAGCACTTCAAGGCGATTGCAGAAGCCGTGGGCGACCTGCCGACGATTCTCTACAACGTGCCCGGCCGCTCGGTCGCGGACATGCAGCACGACACCGTGCTGCGCCTGGCGCAGGTGCCGGGCATCATCGGCATCAAGGAAGCCACGGGCAACATCGAGCGCGCGCAATGGCTGATCCGCGATGTGCCCGCCGGCTTCGGCGTGTATTCGGGCGACGATCCGACCGCGGTGGCCTTGATGCTCTGCGGCGGCCATGGCAACGTCAGCGTCACCGCCAACGTCGCGCCGCGCCTGATGAGCGAGCTGTGCAAGGCGGCCCTGGCCGGCGACGTGCAGCGCGCGATGCAGATCCAGCTGCAGCTGATGCCGGTGCACAAGAACCTGTTCATCGAAGCCAACCCGATTCCCGTGAAATGGGCCGTCGCCCGCATGGGCCTGTGCGGCGCTACGATGCGCCTGCCAATGACCGACCTGAGCCCCCAACATGTGGACGCAGTCGAGGGCGCGCTGCGCTCCGCGGCGCTGATCTGA
- a CDS encoding cupin domain-containing protein: protein MDIDQPLALLGGMTASQFMRRHWHKKPLLVRQAIPGMVAPVGRDALFDLAGQDGVESRLIRQQKKGWTMDHGPFGSQDLPALSQKAWSLLVQGVDLHDAGVHALLQQFRFVPEARLDDLMISYATDGGGVGPHFDSYDVFLLQAHGKRRWRIGRQKDLTLQEGVPLKILADFEPEQEFVLEPGDMLYLPPRYAHDGVAEGECMTYSIGFRAPAREELARELLLRMSDEPDEPETPVLYKDPKQEAVAHPGEIPASMAEFARAALQRALAEPLALERALGEYLTDPKPNVWFEAGEEGVMLEAVVLDRRTRMMYDARHVFINGESYLAGGRDAKLMRLLADQRALSARELAKASDDALELLSSWYEAGWVRSAV from the coding sequence ATGGATATTGACCAACCCCTTGCCCTGCTGGGCGGAATGACCGCTTCCCAGTTCATGCGCCGCCACTGGCACAAGAAGCCGCTGCTGGTGCGCCAGGCCATTCCAGGCATGGTGGCGCCCGTGGGCCGCGATGCGCTGTTTGATCTGGCCGGCCAGGATGGCGTCGAGTCGCGGCTGATCCGCCAGCAGAAGAAGGGCTGGACGATGGACCATGGCCCGTTCGGCAGCCAGGACCTGCCGGCGCTGAGCCAGAAGGCCTGGTCGCTGCTGGTGCAGGGCGTGGACCTGCATGACGCGGGCGTGCATGCGCTGTTGCAGCAGTTCCGCTTCGTGCCCGAAGCCCGCCTGGATGACCTGATGATCAGCTACGCCACCGACGGCGGCGGCGTGGGCCCGCATTTCGACAGCTATGACGTGTTCCTGCTGCAGGCGCACGGCAAGCGCCGCTGGCGCATCGGCCGGCAGAAGGACCTGACGCTGCAGGAAGGCGTGCCGCTGAAGATCCTGGCCGATTTCGAGCCCGAGCAGGAATTCGTGCTCGAGCCCGGCGACATGCTGTATCTGCCGCCGCGCTATGCCCATGACGGCGTGGCCGAAGGCGAGTGCATGACCTATTCGATCGGCTTTCGCGCCCCGGCGCGCGAGGAACTGGCGCGCGAGCTGCTGCTGCGCATGTCGGACGAACCCGATGAGCCCGAAACGCCGGTGCTCTACAAGGATCCAAAGCAGGAAGCCGTGGCCCACCCGGGCGAGATTCCGGCGAGCATGGCCGAGTTCGCGCGCGCCGCGCTGCAGCGCGCGCTCGCCGAGCCGCTGGCGCTGGAGCGTGCGCTGGGCGAATACCTGACCGATCCCAAGCCCAATGTCTGGTTCGAGGCCGGCGAGGAGGGCGTCATGCTCGAAGCCGTGGTGCTCGACCGGCGCACGCGCATGATGTACGACGCACGCCATGTGTTCATCAACGGCGAGAGCTATCTCGCCGGGGGCCGCGACGCGAAGCTGATGCGCCTGCTGGCCGACCAGCGCGCGCTGTCGGCGCGCGAACTCGCCAAGGCCAGCGACGATGCGCTGGAATTATTGTCGTCCTGGTACGAGGCGGGATGGGTACGTAGCGCTGTCTGA